Proteins encoded by one window of Salarias fasciatus chromosome 1, fSalaFa1.1, whole genome shotgun sequence:
- the LOC115387449 gene encoding uncharacterized protein LOC115387449, with protein sequence MNEALSHRCILLTCLATYLGCVAQTLPPDVAQVSTDCGDFKGRHKNGAYSFKGIPYAAPPVGALRWAPPAPPACSSEVTDAGHFRSMCTQVRPLSSTGRLMGQEDCLFINVWTPTLQPGARLPVVVWIHGGYLHMLSGNEPGYSPTEELAADTGVVYVSFNYRLNAFGFLALEVLREGSPRNTSGNYGFLDQIAALQWVQKNIQAFGGDPEKVTIVGHSSGGTSVWTLMTSPLAIGLFHAAVDMSGSSVQNGTLEEVEKINEVFLNKTGCKDAACLRKLSVEKVLQAIPWKEYPYWGADDLLDLPTKGLFIGPVVAVDGYLLEAPPFEVWEKKLNHSDVPFLIGSTQQETDFYPPAENISSWTWDDYRWFVTEKLSTFNETLPDEALRLYPTSDPCPTTDRCPERAYITMTSDIRVSCPLSDVAQRAAAALSSPVYRYVVTHTPSGPVNATDDLLPFPSHFSFHFLDAVTFFGGLEPLLGKTLSSEDQSFWDLFKQNLLSFVKTGKMDAEWREFPEATALLSHNLTVVQSYSPARCDLWKKNGLFEYGWMN encoded by the exons ATGAACGAGGCCCTGTCCCATCGCTGCATCCTCCTCACCTGTCTTGCCACCTACCTGGGCTGCGTGGCACAGACGCTGCCACCTGATGTTGCCCAGGTTTCAACAGACTGCGGTGACTTCAAAGGGAGACAT aaaaatGGAGCATACTCCTTTAAAGGCATCCCCTATGCGGCACCTCCAGTGGGTGCCCTGCGCTGGGCCCCACCGGCCCCCCCGGCGTGCAGCAGCGAGGTCACAGATGCGGGCCATTTCCGCAGCATGTGCACTCAGGTGCGGCCGCTGTCCAGCACGGGGCGGCTGATGGGCCAAGAGGACTGCCTCTTCATCAACGTGTGGACGCCCACGCTGCAGCCTGGCGCCCGGCTGCCCGTAGTGGTGTGGATCCACGGGGGCTACCTGCACATGCTCAGCGGAAACGAGCCGGGCTACTCGCCCACCGAGGAGCTGGCCGCCGACACGGGAGTGGTCTACGTGAGCTTCAACTACAGACTCAACGCCTTTGGCTTCCTGGCTCTGGAGGTGCTGAGGGAAGGGTCTCCAAGGAACACGTCGG ggaaTTATGGCTTCCTGGACCAGATCGCTGCTCTGCAGTGGGTGCAGAAGAACATTCAAGCGTTCGGAGGAGATCCTGAGAAAGTCACCATAGTTGGACACAGCTCTG GTGGGACATCCGTGTGGACTCTGATGACCTCGCCGCTGGCCATAGGTCTGTTCCATGCGGCGGTGGACATGAGCGGCTCGTCCGTCCAGAATGGAACGCTGGAGGAAGTTGAGAAAATCAACGAAGTGTTTCTGAACAAGACAGGCTGCAAAGACGCTGCCTGCCTTCGAAAACTATCTGTTGAAAAGGTCTTGCAG GCCATCCCATGGAAAGAGTATCCTTACTGGGGGGCAGATGATTTACTAGATCTTCCCACTAAAGGGCTCTTCATCGGCCCGGTGGTGGCGGTGGACGGCTACCTCCTGGAAGCTCCGCCCTTTGAGGTGTGGGAGAAGAAGCTGAATCACAGCGACGTGCCGTTCCTCATCGGGTCGACTCAGCAGGAGACGGACTTCTA tcctccagctgAAAACATCTCTTCATGGACCTGGGACGACTACCGCTGGTTTGTAACAG AGAAACTTTCAACCTTCAATGAGACGCTGCCCGATGAGGCGCTGCGCTTGTACCCAACCTCGGATCCTTGTCCGACGACAGACCGCTGCCCTGAGAGGGCGTACATCACCATGACGTCAGACATCAGGGTCAGCTGTCCACTCAGCGACGTGGCCCAAAGGGCAGCAG CGGCTCTCAGTAGTCCAGTCTATCGCTACGTCGTGACGCACACGCCATCAGGACCCGTCAATGCCACCGACGATTTGCTGCCGTTTCCCAGTCACTTCTCCTTCCACTTCCTGGATGCTGTGACGTTCTTCGGGGGTCTGGAGCCACTTCTGGGTAAAACTTTGTCCAGTGAGGATCAGAGTTTCTGGGATCTCTTCAAACAGAACCTCCTCAGCTTCGTGAAAACAG GTAAAATGGATGCTGAATGGCGGGAATTCCCAGAAGCCACTGCTCTCCTGTCACACAACTTGACTGTGGTCCAGAGCTACTCACCTGCTCGATGCGATCTGTGGAAGAAGAATGGCCTGTTTGAGTACGGGTGGATGAACTGA